In uncultured Draconibacterium sp., one genomic interval encodes:
- a CDS encoding rhomboid family intramembrane serine protease encodes MPLFRYYPSNPQHLDPEMEKKIFFHSLLFPALFVLLLWLVKIVELTSGLSFVEFGIFPRHINGLQGILFSPFIHSDFSHLISNSLPFFILGFMLIYFYRRISYRIFFLLYILSGISTWLMGREAWHIGASGVVYALAAFHFVSGIIRSDVRLLTLSAIVVFLYGGLVWGLLPIRPEISWEGHLSGAIFGVALAFYYRKYVVRREKFDWEDEPDDEEEDDDKAYFSESTSTYSIRFDNDDDSEVK; translated from the coding sequence ATGCCACTATTTCGCTACTATCCAAGCAACCCGCAACATCTGGATCCGGAGATGGAAAAGAAGATCTTTTTTCATAGCCTGCTGTTTCCGGCCTTGTTTGTTTTGCTGTTATGGCTGGTTAAAATTGTAGAGCTAACTTCCGGATTAAGTTTTGTGGAATTTGGCATTTTCCCGCGGCACATTAATGGTTTGCAGGGCATTCTCTTCTCCCCTTTTATTCATTCCGATTTTAGCCACTTAATTTCCAATTCGCTGCCGTTTTTTATACTGGGTTTTATGCTCATTTACTTTTACCGCCGTATTTCGTATCGCATTTTTTTCCTGCTGTATATTTTATCGGGTATCAGCACCTGGCTTATGGGGCGCGAAGCCTGGCATATTGGCGCCAGCGGTGTTGTTTATGCACTGGCAGCCTTTCATTTTGTTAGCGGAATTATTCGCTCCGATGTGCGTTTGCTTACCCTTTCGGCAATCGTGGTTTTTCTTTATGGCGGACTGGTTTGGGGATTGTTGCCCATTCGTCCCGAAATTTCGTGGGAAGGCCATTTATCGGGAGCAATATTTGGTGTAGCACTGGCCTTTTATTACCGGAAATACGTTGTTCGCCGTGAGAAATTTGATTGGGAAGACGAACCCGACGATGAAGAGGAAGATGATGACAAAGCCTATTTTTCAGAATCGACTTCCACCTATTCCATCAGGTTTGATAACGACGATGATTCGGAAGTAAAGTAA
- a CDS encoding IS1182 family transposase, which yields MKYLKGQNRSQISLFPVSLDQAINADNEVRLIDVFVNSLKLEEFGFRVDHIENGRPAYHPADLLKLYIYGYLNQLRSSRKLEKECKRNIELMWLLKTLRPDHNTIANFRRDNPKAIKKVFRETVKIATYFNLIGGTLIAGDSTKLRAQNSKKNNYNQKKIDRHLEYIENKLAEYNKALAESDGDKKQEIENEIEKQNQRKDGYKKIEQELKKSGQRQISTSDPDSRHQITRNNITEVAYSAQTSVDAKNYIPIDYKITNANDKKAMGTMLRRAKTILRHNDFTALYDKGYHTGSELAIADSLGIPAIVAIPPFSGASHAPDLRYDVEHFDYDPKTDTYTCLQGHTLRTTGYWHHAKNGAGETAYRFRNYTTPKCKSCEVRPLCTKSAANGKQVRRSEFAGNIENNKKRVQESEKLYKRRQAIVEHPFGTIKRQWGFNYIITKKYMKRAEADFGFIMSAYNLRRIINIVGIKKLEKYITSIFSVLCSIFDLLELFLNHRNRIQYKTIKTICYEIRIPGHLIKLNFNAPGKGF from the coding sequence ATGAAGTATCTCAAAGGGCAAAACAGATCACAAATATCACTTTTCCCGGTGTCGCTCGACCAGGCCATAAATGCAGACAACGAAGTGCGCTTAATCGATGTTTTTGTTAACAGTCTGAAGCTGGAAGAATTCGGATTCAGGGTTGACCATATTGAAAACGGGCGTCCTGCTTACCACCCAGCCGACTTGCTTAAACTTTACATTTATGGCTATCTTAATCAGTTAAGGTCGTCGAGGAAACTGGAGAAGGAGTGCAAGCGAAACATTGAATTAATGTGGCTATTGAAAACGCTGCGTCCCGATCACAACACTATCGCTAACTTCAGGCGCGATAACCCAAAGGCCATCAAAAAAGTATTCCGCGAAACCGTAAAGATTGCAACGTATTTTAACCTTATTGGCGGAACGCTGATTGCAGGCGACAGTACAAAACTGCGTGCCCAGAACAGCAAAAAGAACAACTACAACCAAAAGAAAATAGACCGTCACCTGGAGTACATCGAAAACAAACTGGCTGAATACAACAAAGCACTGGCCGAAAGCGATGGAGATAAAAAGCAGGAAATTGAAAACGAAATTGAAAAGCAAAACCAGCGAAAAGATGGCTATAAAAAGATTGAACAAGAGCTAAAAAAATCGGGGCAACGACAGATCTCAACTTCCGATCCCGACAGCCGTCACCAGATCACGCGCAACAACATTACCGAAGTAGCCTACTCGGCGCAAACTTCGGTCGATGCAAAAAACTACATCCCTATCGATTATAAAATAACCAATGCAAACGATAAAAAGGCAATGGGAACAATGCTCAGAAGAGCAAAGACAATACTTCGACACAACGATTTTACTGCCCTTTACGATAAAGGCTACCATACCGGAAGCGAACTGGCCATCGCCGATTCGCTCGGTATTCCGGCAATTGTAGCCATTCCTCCGTTTTCAGGAGCCTCGCATGCTCCGGACCTTAGGTACGATGTGGAACATTTTGATTACGACCCGAAAACCGATACTTACACCTGTTTGCAGGGTCACACCCTAAGAACCACCGGCTACTGGCACCACGCAAAAAACGGTGCCGGAGAAACAGCCTATCGCTTCCGCAACTACACAACACCTAAATGTAAAAGTTGTGAGGTCCGCCCGCTGTGCACAAAATCGGCTGCAAACGGCAAGCAAGTCAGGCGAAGCGAGTTTGCCGGCAATATTGAAAACAACAAAAAACGCGTTCAGGAAAGCGAAAAACTGTACAAACGACGGCAGGCCATTGTGGAACACCCCTTCGGGACCATTAAACGTCAGTGGGGATTCAATTATATTATCACCAAAAAGTACATGAAAAGAGCTGAAGCCGATTTTGGTTTTATAATGTCGGCATACAACCTCAGACGAATAATCAATATTGTGGGCATAAAAAAGTTAGAAAAATACATCACAAGTATTTTTTCTGTTTTATGTTCAATTTTTGATCTTTTAGAGCTATTTTTAAACCACAGAAACCGAATACAATACAAAACAATAAAAACCATCTGTTATGAAATCCGCATCCCTGGCCACTTAATAAAGCTCAATTTTAATGCCCCGGGAAAGGGTTTTTAG
- a CDS encoding DUF4297 family anti-phage-associated protein: MTDRSAIDTIVGYFYQFDKTILDILNSDNEQSIVIEGIEDIDLVSPDETIAVQCKYYEKSEYNHSVIKKPIMLMLKHYSSLLKSGAPKIKYHLYGHYKSGQEKLSLPLASDYLKANFLTYTKKESVVKDEEKTTQRVTHKLYEELGLSEEDLSDFINLLTIDIQAPSFENQLTDIFNKLCEHFSCDIFEAENFYYNSGLKVIKDISIKQDVANRSITKSSFLSEINTKQLLFNSWFVHYKGKAKYLREVKRNYFNTGLNTNPFERFFLFEVKPIDSIQNIKEIIRVIQNRWSKLSRLEKNSFCPYVYIHNLNEFKLQQIKQELFEEGMILKDGYDFLGAKLNLNSLIQRATNQNGIKIKFINSLTDLDSLLNHIVATKEIYQFFQSNNFYDNESCKHIKIQIEETLDLKNII, encoded by the coding sequence ATGACTGATAGGAGCGCAATTGATACGATAGTTGGGTATTTTTACCAATTTGACAAAACGATATTGGATATATTGAATAGTGATAATGAACAAAGTATCGTTATTGAAGGCATTGAGGATATAGATTTGGTTTCTCCTGACGAAACAATTGCTGTTCAATGCAAATACTATGAAAAATCTGAATACAATCATTCTGTAATAAAGAAACCAATAATGCTAATGCTCAAGCATTATTCAAGTTTATTAAAATCAGGCGCACCTAAAATAAAATATCATCTGTATGGTCACTATAAATCAGGTCAAGAGAAATTATCGCTTCCCTTGGCAAGTGATTACCTTAAAGCTAACTTTCTTACCTACACAAAAAAAGAATCAGTAGTCAAAGATGAAGAAAAAACAACACAAAGGGTAACTCATAAATTGTATGAGGAATTGGGTTTATCTGAAGAAGACTTATCTGACTTTATCAATTTACTAACAATTGATATTCAGGCACCTTCTTTCGAAAATCAATTAACTGATATTTTTAATAAACTTTGTGAGCACTTTAGTTGCGATATATTTGAAGCTGAAAACTTTTACTACAATAGTGGATTAAAAGTAATAAAGGACATAAGCATAAAACAAGATGTCGCTAATAGAAGTATCACAAAGTCATCTTTTCTGAGTGAGATAAATACTAAACAATTATTATTTAATAGTTGGTTTGTCCACTATAAAGGTAAAGCCAAGTATTTACGAGAAGTAAAAAGAAATTACTTTAACACAGGTTTAAATACAAATCCTTTTGAAAGATTCTTTCTTTTTGAGGTCAAACCTATCGATAGTATACAAAACATTAAAGAGATAATAAGGGTTATTCAAAACAGATGGTCTAAGCTATCACGATTGGAAAAGAATTCCTTTTGTCCATATGTTTATATTCATAATTTGAATGAATTTAAGCTTCAACAAATAAAGCAAGAGTTGTTTGAAGAAGGAATGATTTTAAAAGATGGTTATGATTTTTTAGGAGCAAAACTCAATCTTAATAGCCTGATTCAAAGGGCTACAAATCAAAATGGAATTAAAATAAAATTTATTAATTCGCTCACTGATTTAGATTCTTTACTTAACCATATTGTTGCTACAAAAGAGATTTATCAATTTTTCCAAAGCAATAATTTCTACGACAATGAAAGCTGTAAGCATATAAAAATCCAAATAGAAGAAACCTTAGACCTAAAAAATATTATATAA
- a CDS encoding acyloxyacyl hydrolase translates to MILLFISAITSAQSTGTSTEESAAITLRENNNDPSEVFDSLFFSTPIVHRLGVEMRPGYILPTNPFFKGENLTSQPIRSSFSTHLKYSFRFYPNTIADKIYAKPYQGIGLAAYNLSHSQELGTPFLFYLFQGAQISQINPKLSLNYEWNFGLSLGWKPYNQETNPTNTVIGSKANAYINTNFYFSWLLSERLNFDAGLSITHFSNGNTKFPNAGLNTLALKAGVLYSFARKNEPQIRPSDLFIPAFKRHISYDLTVFGSWRRTGVDFLDAQVASPVAYPVMGFCFAPMYNFGYKLRLGLSLDGFYDGSANVYTQDYVAGTEQEFFKPPLDEQLALGISGRAEYVMPYFTVGLGVGKSFLYSKGDLKAFYQIIALKTEITRNSFVHIGYSIKDFHMPNFLMLGLGFRFNNQYPSFYRK, encoded by the coding sequence ATGATTTTGCTTTTCATTTCAGCTATTACCAGTGCACAAAGTACAGGTACCTCAACCGAGGAAAGTGCAGCGATCACGCTACGGGAAAACAACAATGATCCTTCTGAAGTATTCGACTCGCTGTTTTTTTCAACGCCCATTGTTCATCGCCTCGGAGTAGAAATGCGGCCCGGTTACATTTTGCCAACCAATCCGTTTTTTAAAGGCGAGAACTTAACCTCGCAGCCTATTCGCTCGTCTTTTTCAACACATTTAAAATATTCTTTCCGCTTTTACCCTAATACCATTGCCGATAAAATTTATGCCAAACCATACCAGGGAATTGGACTGGCCGCATACAATTTAAGTCATAGCCAGGAACTGGGAACCCCATTTTTATTTTACCTGTTTCAGGGGGCGCAAATAAGCCAGATTAACCCAAAACTATCGTTAAATTACGAGTGGAATTTTGGATTATCGTTGGGATGGAAACCTTACAATCAAGAAACAAACCCAACCAATACGGTAATCGGATCGAAAGCAAATGCCTACATCAACACCAACTTTTATTTTAGCTGGTTGCTTTCCGAGCGACTGAATTTTGATGCCGGTTTATCGATCACTCATTTTTCAAACGGCAATACCAAGTTTCCCAATGCCGGGCTAAATACGCTTGCCTTAAAAGCTGGGGTGCTGTATAGTTTCGCGCGCAAAAATGAGCCGCAAATTCGCCCGTCCGACTTATTTATTCCGGCCTTTAAACGGCACATTAGCTACGACCTGACTGTGTTTGGCTCGTGGCGACGTACCGGGGTTGATTTTCTGGATGCACAGGTTGCATCGCCCGTGGCTTACCCGGTAATGGGGTTTTGTTTTGCGCCCATGTATAATTTTGGCTATAAACTTCGCCTTGGTCTATCGCTCGATGGATTTTACGACGGAAGCGCCAATGTTTACACCCAGGATTACGTTGCAGGCACCGAACAGGAGTTTTTTAAACCACCACTCGATGAGCAACTGGCTCTGGGAATATCGGGCCGCGCCGAATATGTTATGCCCTATTTTACCGTTGGACTGGGCGTAGGTAAAAGTTTCCTTTACAGCAAAGGCGATTTAAAAGCTTTTTACCAGATTATAGCATTAAAAACGGAAATTACCCGGAACTCGTTTGTCCATATTGGCTATAGCATTAAAGATTTCCACATGCCAAATTTTCTGATGCTTGGCCTTGGTTTCCGATTTAACAACCAATATCCTTCTTTTTACCGCAAATAG
- the herA gene encoding anti-phage-associated helicase HerA, translated as MAELDNTLNAEVISVFPNKVKISVPDLNAFKLAEEHLKVGSYLRICDSDDVILLAIIENFSIEVSEKNGVPDRNYILEANPLGVIRDGVFERGGDSIAIPPKKVEPAKIEEIATIFEDSLKPEEKFTFCSLSSNKNIKIPVNGNKFFNKHIAIVGSTGSGKSHTLATIIQKAVSSKSGDFDLNNSHTIIFDIHSEYKSAFPDANLIDIKNLVLPYWMLNSDELEELFLDTEANDHNQRNVFKEAIVHNRRLKFAGTAEEKGKLHYDSPLFFDLNEISQYVENRNNEKKNTANSIPWEDSSGDAFVFSDDTIPRLFTEKLVPKGTSASGTLNGKLINFLNRLENKIHDNRYNFLLGKKSAEISFEDTLKQLLGYKDGEKSNVTVIDLSGVPFEVLSITVSLISRILFEYGYFYKRLRSENDPEEKINNDIPLLLVYEEAHKYVPTSDLVKYRASKNSIERIAKEGRKYGVTLLLASQRPSEISETIFSQCNNFVAMRLTNPNDQNYVKKLLPDTLGNLIDKMPSLKAGEALLIGESVVLPSIVQIEKCNQPPSSNDIPYWELWKDEWKDLDIDDLKKEWYK; from the coding sequence ATGGCAGAACTCGACAATACATTAAATGCAGAAGTAATTTCTGTTTTTCCAAATAAAGTGAAAATTTCTGTTCCAGATTTAAACGCGTTTAAGCTTGCTGAGGAGCATTTAAAAGTTGGTTCATATCTAAGAATTTGTGATAGTGATGATGTTATACTACTTGCAATTATAGAAAACTTCTCAATTGAGGTTTCCGAGAAAAATGGCGTTCCTGATAGAAACTATATTTTAGAAGCCAATCCATTAGGAGTAATCCGAGATGGCGTATTTGAGCGAGGTGGTGATTCAATAGCAATACCACCCAAAAAAGTGGAGCCTGCCAAAATTGAGGAAATAGCTACTATTTTTGAAGATTCTCTAAAACCTGAAGAAAAGTTTACCTTTTGCTCATTATCCTCAAATAAAAACATCAAAATTCCAGTTAATGGTAATAAATTCTTCAATAAGCATATAGCAATTGTTGGTTCTACAGGCTCAGGAAAATCACATACGTTAGCGACGATTATTCAAAAAGCGGTATCATCAAAAAGTGGAGATTTTGATTTAAACAATTCTCATACCATAATATTTGATATTCATTCAGAGTATAAATCTGCTTTTCCTGATGCTAACCTGATAGATATAAAGAATCTTGTCTTACCTTATTGGATGTTAAATAGTGATGAACTAGAAGAACTTTTTTTAGATACAGAAGCTAATGACCACAATCAACGGAATGTGTTCAAAGAGGCTATCGTTCATAATAGAAGATTAAAATTTGCTGGTACTGCTGAAGAAAAAGGGAAGTTGCATTATGACTCACCATTATTCTTTGATTTAAATGAAATATCCCAATACGTTGAGAATCGAAATAATGAGAAAAAAAATACAGCAAACAGTATTCCTTGGGAAGATAGTTCTGGTGATGCATTTGTTTTTAGTGACGATACAATACCTAGGTTATTCACTGAAAAACTAGTTCCCAAAGGAACATCGGCGTCAGGGACGTTAAATGGAAAGCTTATAAACTTTCTTAATCGTCTGGAAAATAAGATACATGATAATAGATATAATTTCTTATTAGGTAAAAAATCGGCTGAGATATCTTTTGAAGATACTTTAAAACAGTTACTTGGTTACAAAGACGGTGAAAAATCAAATGTTACTGTAATTGATTTAAGTGGTGTGCCATTTGAAGTATTAAGTATAACAGTTTCATTAATATCTAGGATTTTATTTGAATATGGATATTTTTATAAGAGGCTAAGAAGCGAAAACGACCCAGAGGAAAAGATTAATAATGATATACCGTTATTATTGGTTTACGAAGAAGCTCACAAATATGTACCAACAAGTGATTTAGTAAAATATAGAGCTTCAAAAAATTCAATAGAAAGAATTGCAAAAGAGGGACGTAAATATGGAGTTACGCTTCTTCTTGCTAGCCAAAGACCTTCTGAAATATCAGAAACAATCTTTTCTCAATGCAACAACTTTGTAGCAATGAGATTAACTAATCCCAATGACCAAAACTATGTAAAAAAGTTACTGCCAGATACATTGGGAAATTTAATTGATAAGATGCCATCATTGAAAGCTGGTGAAGCTTTGTTGATTGGCGAATCTGTTGTTTTACCATCAATAGTGCAGATTGAAAAATGTAATCAACCACCTTCTTCAAATGATATTCCATACTGGGAATTGTGGAAAGATGAATGGAAGGACTTAGACATCGATGATTTGAAAAAAGAATGGTACAAATAA
- a CDS encoding transposase, producing the protein MYKNDGILRRYSEGFKLKILAELSTGKYSKRELGDIYGVNRTTINEWVKKYNRKDLMNTRILVETEGETSRLKALQKEIKQLKELLIKKDLDKLALDSYLEVAAEKLGYKNVDELKKNLNIKP; encoded by the coding sequence ATGTATAAAAATGATGGTATCTTAAGAAGATACAGCGAGGGTTTTAAACTCAAAATTTTAGCCGAACTTAGTACAGGAAAATATTCCAAAAGAGAACTTGGGGACATTTATGGCGTTAACCGGACCACCATAAATGAATGGGTGAAGAAGTACAACCGGAAAGATTTAATGAATACACGAATACTAGTGGAAACAGAAGGAGAAACATCACGACTGAAAGCCTTGCAAAAGGAGATCAAGCAACTAAAAGAGTTGTTGATCAAGAAAGACCTTGACAAGTTGGCCCTGGATTCATATCTGGAAGTAGCAGCAGAAAAACTGGGGTACAAGAACGTGGATGAGTTAAAAAAAAATTTAAACATCAAGCCCTGA
- a CDS encoding IS3 family transposase has translation MKATAITKKTGIASISKVCACFNLKRDAYYKYQRRWERYKSVESQVIQLVREERKELPRVGVRKLYEALQPSFEAAHIKVGRDSLFDILRANEMLVKRKRAYAKTTNSYHHFHKYNNLIKDMEVTKPNQVWVSDITYIRTVKGFCYLALITDMYSRKIIGYDLSDSLELAGCLRALKKALWHTKPAAGLIHHSDRGVQYCSHMYVNELKRKGINISMTEENHCYENAIAERVNGILKDEFYLDQCFFSNIHAKRAAKNAIKLYNNKRLHVSLGYKTPNSVFQNVA, from the coding sequence ATGAAGGCTACTGCAATTACGAAAAAAACAGGTATAGCAAGCATATCAAAAGTATGTGCTTGCTTTAACCTGAAACGCGATGCATACTATAAATACCAGAGGCGGTGGGAACGCTACAAGTCTGTCGAATCGCAGGTAATACAACTTGTAAGAGAAGAACGAAAAGAACTGCCAAGGGTTGGCGTACGTAAGTTGTATGAAGCCTTGCAGCCTTCTTTTGAGGCTGCACACATTAAGGTCGGAAGAGATTCATTATTTGATATTTTAAGGGCTAATGAAATGCTGGTAAAAAGGAAAAGGGCTTATGCCAAAACAACCAACTCCTACCACCATTTCCATAAATACAACAACCTGATAAAAGACATGGAAGTTACAAAGCCAAATCAGGTTTGGGTGTCAGATATTACCTATATCCGAACGGTAAAAGGCTTCTGCTATTTAGCCCTTATTACTGATATGTATTCACGGAAAATTATCGGATATGACCTCAGCGATTCGCTGGAGCTGGCTGGGTGCCTACGGGCCCTCAAAAAGGCCCTGTGGCACACAAAGCCAGCGGCCGGGCTTATTCATCACTCCGACAGAGGGGTGCAGTATTGTAGCCATATGTATGTAAATGAGTTAAAAAGAAAAGGGATAAATATCAGTATGACAGAAGAAAATCATTGCTATGAAAATGCTATTGCTGAAAGGGTTAACGGCATTTTGAAAGATGAATTCTATCTCGACCAATGCTTCTTTTCTAACATCCATGCAAAACGTGCTGCAAAAAATGCTATTAAACTATATAATAACAAAAGGCTTCATGTATCTTTAGGGTACAAAACACCTAACTCGGTGTTTCAAAACGTAGCTTAA
- a CDS encoding TlpA disulfide reductase family protein — protein sequence MKIFINIFCFLLIVFIPHSQTQSIENNNNDQFKNELELLLNEPVINFSLRDNSGNIVKLKQFKNKILVLNFWDTSCAKCIRDIPYYNKLNWYYKNTSEIVFISICIDNVEKKQIWKELIQKHKFDGIQVFLPKNKKNKKENQFYKDNITSFPTSLLVSKSGKVLGALPDLNSIIATYVVENGFQDKSTVESVKEASIKNASYTKWFDINQFYINQFMMINMQLE from the coding sequence ATGAAAATATTTATTAATATATTTTGCTTCTTACTTATCGTTTTCATACCACATTCACAAACGCAATCAATTGAAAACAATAATAATGACCAATTTAAAAATGAGCTAGAATTACTGTTGAATGAGCCAGTTATAAATTTTTCTTTAAGGGACAATTCTGGAAATATTGTCAAATTAAAACAATTCAAAAACAAAATATTAGTCCTTAACTTTTGGGATACAAGTTGTGCTAAATGCATAAGGGATATACCATATTACAACAAGCTGAATTGGTACTATAAAAATACATCTGAAATTGTATTTATAAGTATCTGTATTGACAATGTTGAAAAAAAGCAGATTTGGAAAGAATTAATTCAAAAACATAAATTCGATGGCATTCAAGTGTTTCTTCCAAAAAATAAAAAGAATAAAAAAGAGAATCAATTTTACAAGGACAACATAACATCATTTCCGACTTCATTATTAGTCTCAAAAAGTGGCAAAGTACTAGGTGCTTTGCCAGACTTGAATAGCATTATTGCAACTTATGTTGTAGAAAATGGCTTTCAAGATAAATCGACTGTTGAATCGGTGAAAGAAGCATCTATTAAAAATGCATCATATACCAAATGGTTTGATATCAACCAATTTTATATTAATCAATTTATGATGATAAATATGCAACTTGAGTAA